One segment of Trichlorobacter ammonificans DNA contains the following:
- a CDS encoding ribbon-helix-helix protein, CopG family translates to MGRMRENPRYNVISMRVSDSEREQLEYLMRRTHKSVSDIMREAMLNLTMQLDHQEVRRAA, encoded by the coding sequence ATGGGAAGAATGAGAGAAAACCCCCGCTACAATGTTATTTCGATGCGCGTCAGCGATTCCGAGCGCGAACAACTGGAATACCTGATGCGCCGCACCCACAAGTCGGTTTCGGACATCATGCGCGAAGCGATGCTGAACCTGACCATGCAGCTTGATCACCAGGAGGTCCGCCGGGCCGCCTGA
- a CDS encoding Rne/Rng family ribonuclease codes for MASELVINVTAQETRLALIEKGTIAELYIERTREKGIVGNIYKGKVVRVLPGMQAAFVDIGLEKAAFLYVADVFDAIEEYENLLDDGKKEEQDEEGAAPDYRVLHPIEELLQEGQELLVQVSKEPIGTKGARITSHISLPGRHVVYMPTVDHVGISRRIEDEAERERLREIVDRLRQPGCGFIVRTAAEGKTEDDMKADIQYLAKVWAEIVRKKEKASVPSLIHADLDVVQKVVRDIVTDDVTRIVVDSKPDHDRIVQFMSTFMPKMKSSVELYDEEEPIFDYYGLEVEISRALGRKVWLKSGGYIIIEQTEALTAIDVNTGRFVGKHNLEDTILKTNLEAVKEIAYQLRLRNIGGIIIIDFIDMEKEANRDKVYAALEDALKGDKSKSNILKISELGLVEMTRKRVRESIGRMMCEPCPYCEGRGYVKSKTTVCHEIFREVRREMLDIRGTKVLLTVNPQVADLLYDEERRGLEELEKKYKKRVTVRAKPGFHQEQFEIVIS; via the coding sequence ATGGCATCAGAACTGGTTATCAACGTCACGGCCCAGGAGACGCGGCTGGCCCTGATCGAAAAGGGGACCATCGCCGAGCTGTACATCGAGCGAACCCGGGAGAAGGGAATCGTCGGCAACATCTACAAGGGCAAGGTGGTGCGGGTGCTGCCCGGCATGCAGGCCGCCTTTGTGGATATCGGCCTGGAAAAGGCGGCCTTTCTGTACGTGGCCGACGTGTTCGACGCCATCGAGGAGTACGAGAACCTGCTGGACGACGGCAAGAAGGAGGAGCAGGACGAAGAGGGGGCAGCCCCTGATTACCGCGTCCTGCACCCCATTGAGGAGCTGCTCCAGGAGGGGCAGGAGCTGCTGGTGCAGGTCTCCAAGGAGCCGATCGGCACCAAGGGAGCCCGGATCACCTCCCACATTTCTCTGCCCGGCCGTCACGTGGTCTACATGCCCACGGTGGACCACGTGGGGATTTCCCGCCGGATCGAGGATGAGGCAGAGCGGGAACGGCTGCGGGAGATCGTGGACCGGTTGCGGCAGCCGGGGTGCGGCTTCATCGTACGGACCGCCGCCGAGGGCAAGACCGAAGACGACATGAAGGCCGACATCCAGTACCTGGCCAAGGTCTGGGCCGAGATCGTGCGCAAGAAGGAAAAGGCATCGGTGCCGTCCCTGATCCATGCCGACCTGGATGTGGTGCAGAAGGTGGTGCGGGATATCGTCACCGACGACGTCACCCGGATCGTGGTGGACTCCAAGCCGGACCACGACCGGATCGTGCAGTTCATGTCCACCTTCATGCCCAAGATGAAATCCTCGGTGGAGCTGTACGACGAGGAAGAGCCGATCTTCGACTACTACGGCCTGGAAGTGGAGATCAGCCGGGCCCTGGGGCGCAAGGTCTGGCTCAAGTCCGGCGGCTACATCATCATCGAGCAGACCGAGGCGTTGACCGCCATTGACGTCAACACCGGCCGCTTCGTGGGCAAACACAACCTGGAGGACACCATCCTCAAGACCAACCTGGAGGCGGTGAAGGAGATCGCCTATCAGCTCCGGCTGCGCAACATCGGCGGCATTATCATCATCGATTTCATCGACATGGAGAAGGAGGCCAACCGGGACAAGGTCTACGCCGCCCTGGAGGATGCCCTGAAGGGGGACAAGTCCAAGTCGAACATCCTGAAAATTTCGGAACTGGGGCTGGTGGAGATGACCCGCAAGCGGGTGCGGGAAAGCATCGGCAGGATGATGTGCGAACCCTGCCCCTACTGCGAGGGGCGCGGCTACGTCAAGTCCAAGACCACGGTCTGCCACGAGATCTTCCGGGAAGTGCGCCGCGAGATGCTGGATATCCGGGGGACCAAGGTGCTCCTGACGGTGAACCCCCAGGTGGCGGACCTGCTCTACGACGAAGAGCGGCGGGGGCTTGAGGAGCTGGAGAAAAAATACAAGAAACGGGTAACGGTGCGGGCCAAGCCGGGGTTCCATCAGGAACAGTTCGAGATCGTGATCAGTTGA
- a CDS encoding TIGR03960 family B12-binding radical SAM protein, whose product MEPDLFSVEKPARYMGAEMGCIVKPSAELRIALAFPDVYEVGMSHLGLRILYHILNQQEGVAAERVFAPWPDLAGQMAERGIPLATLETATPLADTDILGFTLQYELSCTNVLAMLDQAGIPRRADRRGPEQPLILGGGPGAYNPEPLAPFFDAFLLGDGEEAVLEIAATVREWKRAVTPDRRELLERLAAIEGVYVPSFFNISYHHDGTVAAITPLRPGYGPVRRRFLANLETAPFPDSPVIPFLKTVHDRVALEIARGCTRGCRFCQAGYLYRPLRERSPERIRDLIRASLEATGYDEISLLSLSSGDYSCIEPLLRELMAEYADSRVAVSLPSLRVGTLTPELIEEIRRVRKTGFTLAPEAATERLRQVINKGISEEALLEGAYNVYGAGWRAIKLYFMMGLPTETREDLAAIADLARQVKAQARRAGGHGEVNVAVSTFVPKPHTPFQWERQLSLEETRERQRFLREELKRRKLHYKYQEAELSFMEGVFARGDRRLAAVLERAVDLGCRFDGWREHFSLERWLQAFAECGVEPDWYLRQRRQDELLPWDHLDSGVTTAFLKAELQRALEQAATPDCRFGHCSGCGVCDFSTVRNRTVPACGRPEQPQQRPVSEPDPRRIRIRFSKTGRVRFLSHLELINLFTRAVYRAGIPVLHTQGFHPHPRFSFATATSVGVESWAEYLDLFVDRMGADECRDRLNRVLPEGMQVLDACSPALKTPSLSTLIAATRYRLVLPDLEPETLREQCVQFMAQSSWELVRDKKGQQQVIDLRHETRSLVADGTALEMVIGRGKPYEVAAAVTGLPAAMLRQLPVAKLDVLFSASSPL is encoded by the coding sequence ATGGAACCGGATCTGTTCAGTGTCGAAAAGCCGGCCCGCTACATGGGGGCCGAAATGGGGTGTATCGTCAAGCCGTCCGCGGAGCTGCGCATCGCGTTGGCCTTCCCCGACGTCTACGAAGTGGGGATGAGCCACCTGGGGCTGCGTATCCTCTACCATATCCTCAACCAGCAGGAGGGGGTCGCCGCCGAACGGGTCTTTGCCCCCTGGCCGGACTTGGCCGGCCAGATGGCGGAACGGGGTATTCCGCTAGCCACCCTTGAGACCGCCACCCCCCTCGCCGACACCGACATCCTCGGCTTTACCCTGCAGTACGAGCTCTCCTGTACCAACGTCCTTGCCATGCTCGATCAGGCCGGCATCCCCCGGCGCGCCGACCGGCGGGGCCCTGAGCAGCCGCTGATCCTTGGCGGAGGGCCCGGCGCCTACAACCCTGAACCGCTGGCTCCCTTTTTCGATGCCTTTCTGCTGGGGGACGGCGAGGAAGCGGTGCTTGAAATCGCCGCCACGGTGCGGGAGTGGAAACGTGCCGTCACCCCGGACCGCCGGGAGCTGCTGGAGCGGCTTGCCGCTATCGAGGGGGTCTACGTCCCTTCCTTTTTCAATATTTCCTATCACCACGATGGAACGGTGGCCGCCATAACACCGCTCAGGCCGGGCTACGGCCCGGTACGCCGCCGTTTTCTCGCCAACCTGGAGACGGCCCCCTTTCCCGACAGCCCGGTGATCCCGTTCCTGAAGACGGTGCACGACCGGGTCGCCCTGGAGATCGCCCGGGGCTGCACCAGGGGGTGCCGGTTCTGCCAGGCCGGCTATCTGTACCGTCCCCTGCGGGAGCGTTCTCCCGAGCGGATTCGCGACCTGATCCGCGCCTCTCTGGAGGCCACCGGCTACGACGAGATATCCCTGCTCTCTCTTTCCAGCGGCGATTACTCCTGTATCGAACCGCTGCTGCGGGAACTGATGGCGGAGTACGCCGACAGCCGGGTGGCGGTGTCACTGCCGTCGCTACGGGTCGGCACCCTGACGCCGGAGCTGATCGAGGAGATCCGACGGGTACGCAAGACCGGCTTTACCCTGGCCCCCGAAGCGGCCACCGAGCGGCTGCGGCAGGTGATCAACAAGGGGATCAGCGAAGAAGCCCTGCTGGAGGGGGCCTACAACGTCTACGGCGCCGGCTGGCGGGCCATCAAGCTCTACTTCATGATGGGGCTGCCCACCGAGACGCGGGAGGACCTTGCCGCCATTGCCGACCTTGCCCGCCAGGTCAAGGCCCAGGCCCGCCGGGCCGGCGGCCATGGCGAGGTGAACGTGGCGGTCTCCACCTTTGTGCCCAAGCCCCATACCCCCTTCCAGTGGGAGCGGCAACTGTCACTGGAGGAAACCCGCGAGCGGCAACGGTTTCTCCGGGAGGAGCTGAAGCGGCGCAAGTTGCACTACAAATACCAGGAGGCGGAGCTTTCCTTCATGGAGGGGGTCTTTGCCCGGGGCGACCGGCGTCTGGCCGCGGTACTGGAGCGGGCCGTGGACCTGGGCTGCCGCTTCGACGGCTGGCGGGAACACTTCTCGCTGGAGCGCTGGCTGCAGGCGTTTGCAGAGTGCGGTGTCGAGCCGGACTGGTACCTGCGGCAGCGGCGGCAGGACGAACTGCTCCCCTGGGATCACCTGGACAGCGGTGTAACCACGGCCTTCCTGAAAGCCGAACTGCAGCGGGCTCTGGAGCAGGCCGCCACCCCGGATTGCCGGTTCGGCCACTGTAGCGGTTGCGGCGTCTGCGATTTCTCAACCGTACGGAACCGGACCGTCCCCGCCTGCGGCCGGCCGGAGCAACCGCAGCAACGGCCGGTGTCGGAACCAGACCCGCGTCGCATCCGTATCCGTTTCTCCAAGACCGGCAGGGTGCGCTTCCTCAGCCACCTTGAGCTGATCAATTTGTTCACCCGTGCCGTCTACCGGGCCGGTATCCCGGTGCTCCATACCCAGGGTTTTCACCCCCATCCGCGATTTTCCTTTGCAACCGCCACCTCGGTGGGAGTAGAGTCGTGGGCCGAATATCTGGACCTGTTCGTGGACCGGATGGGTGCGGACGAATGCCGGGACCGCCTGAACCGGGTGCTGCCGGAGGGGATGCAGGTGCTTGATGCCTGCTCGCCGGCGCTGAAAACCCCATCCCTGTCCACCCTGATCGCGGCAACCCGCTACCGGCTGGTGCTGCCGGACCTGGAGCCGGAAACCCTTCGCGAGCAGTGTGTGCAATTTATGGCACAGTCGTCCTGGGAGCTGGTGCGCGACAAAAAGGGACAGCAGCAGGTGATCGATCTGCGTCACGAGACCAGATCCCTTGTGGCGGATGGCACGGCCCTGGAGATGGTCATCGGCCGGGGCAAACCCTACGAGGTGGCTGCGGCGGTGACGGGGCTGCCGGCAGCCATGCTGCGCCAGCTTCCCGTGGCAAAGCTGGACGTACTGTTTTCGGCGTCATCGCCACTGTGA
- a CDS encoding OmpA family protein, which translates to MQKKTRMLIGAAACAMLMQAGTVLAENRAETFTLSPYAGGYTYESKQKIETGPVLGARLGYNLTENWALEAILDYAWGDKTNGPGHAEKLRYGGDVLYNFWPTKSLVPYLAAGFGGMDLNDSGAKTTGRAVFNYGGGVKWFMVDDVALRADVRGLNYSIGDVRTNVQYTLGLHFVLGPAKAAPAPVLPPPPPVQEVEKPKAAPVVVVPPPAPSASLTATPGSVEAGKTVTLSWDSQNASGCEIQPGIGPVGPQGSRTVTPAADTAYTLVCKGEGGSADSSARVAVTLPPPVMEEGAGKKASAVAADNRLVLKIQFDTGKSVIKKQYFDELKEVGEGLNAQKNLVGVIEGHTDSVGSAASNMSLSQRRAKAVRDYIVKNFKVDGKRLTAKGYGETRPIADNATAEGRAQNRRIEAVFQEAPAQKVATPAAPAKKAVKKKAAAKKQ; encoded by the coding sequence ATGCAGAAGAAAACGAGAATGCTGATCGGGGCCGCTGCCTGCGCCATGCTGATGCAGGCCGGTACAGTCCTGGCCGAAAACCGTGCCGAAACCTTTACGCTATCGCCCTATGCCGGTGGCTACACCTACGAATCAAAGCAGAAGATTGAAACCGGCCCGGTGCTTGGTGCCCGCCTGGGCTACAACCTTACCGAAAACTGGGCTCTCGAGGCGATACTCGACTACGCCTGGGGCGACAAGACCAACGGTCCGGGCCATGCGGAAAAGCTCCGCTACGGTGGTGACGTGCTGTACAACTTCTGGCCCACGAAGAGTCTGGTGCCCTACCTGGCTGCCGGTTTCGGCGGTATGGACCTGAACGACAGTGGCGCCAAGACCACCGGCAGAGCCGTATTCAACTACGGCGGCGGCGTCAAGTGGTTCATGGTTGACGACGTTGCCCTGCGCGCCGACGTCCGCGGCCTGAACTACAGCATTGGCGACGTCCGGACCAACGTTCAGTACACCCTGGGGCTGCATTTTGTTCTGGGACCGGCCAAGGCTGCTCCCGCCCCTGTCCTGCCTCCGCCGCCGCCTGTCCAGGAGGTGGAGAAGCCCAAGGCGGCCCCGGTGGTCGTTGTTCCGCCGCCGGCCCCCAGTGCCAGCCTGACGGCGACCCCCGGCTCGGTTGAGGCGGGCAAGACCGTGACCCTTTCCTGGGACTCCCAGAATGCCAGCGGCTGCGAAATTCAGCCCGGCATCGGGCCGGTGGGTCCGCAGGGGAGCCGGACCGTGACCCCTGCCGCCGACACCGCCTACACCCTGGTCTGCAAAGGTGAGGGAGGCAGCGCCGACAGCTCAGCGCGCGTGGCCGTTACCCTGCCGCCGCCGGTGATGGAGGAAGGGGCCGGTAAGAAAGCCTCGGCTGTTGCCGCCGACAACCGCCTGGTTCTGAAGATCCAGTTCGATACCGGCAAGTCGGTGATCAAGAAGCAGTACTTCGATGAACTGAAGGAAGTCGGTGAAGGCCTGAATGCCCAGAAGAACCTGGTAGGCGTCATCGAGGGACATACCGACAGTGTCGGCAGCGCTGCCTCCAACATGTCGCTGTCCCAGCGCCGGGCCAAGGCGGTCCGCGATTACATCGTCAAGAACTTCAAGGTCGACGGCAAGCGCCTGACCGCCAAGGGGTACGGCGAAACCCGGCCGATCGCCGACAACGCCACCGCCGAGGGTCGTGCCCAGAACCGCCGCATCGAGGCGGTCTTCCAGGAGGCTCCCGCCCAGAAGGTTGCGACGCCTGCCGCTCCGGCAAAGAAAGCCGTCAAGAAAAAGGCTGCCGCCAAGAAGCAGTAA
- the hemB gene encoding porphobilinogen synthase, with amino-acid sequence MFFPQFRSRRIRGKEVFRRMTRETSLSVNDLIYPMFSAFGSGIQKEISSMPGIYQQSIEHIVAEAREVHELGIPAVILFGIPETKDAVGSDAWCDTGIIQETIRAIKAAVPELAVITDVCLCEYTDHGHCGVIRDGDVDNDATLELLAQEALSHARAGADMVAPSDMMDGRIGAIRSILDENGFSRIPVMSYAVKYASGYYGPFREAAESTPQFGDRRSYQMDPANRREAFREAQQDIEEGADIIMVKPGLPYLDIVRDLRNEFDLPLAVYNVSGEYSMVKAAARNGWIDEERVVLETMLGFKRAGADLIITYHAKDVARWLRK; translated from the coding sequence ATGTTTTTTCCCCAGTTCAGATCCCGCAGGATTCGCGGCAAGGAAGTATTTCGCAGGATGACACGGGAAACCTCCCTGTCGGTGAACGACCTGATCTACCCGATGTTCTCGGCCTTCGGCTCCGGCATTCAAAAGGAGATAAGCTCCATGCCGGGCATCTACCAGCAGTCCATCGAGCATATCGTGGCCGAAGCCCGGGAAGTGCATGAACTGGGTATTCCCGCCGTGATCCTCTTCGGCATCCCCGAAACCAAGGATGCCGTCGGCAGCGACGCCTGGTGCGACACCGGCATCATCCAGGAGACCATCCGGGCCATCAAGGCAGCCGTACCGGAGCTGGCGGTGATCACCGACGTCTGCCTCTGCGAATACACCGACCACGGCCACTGCGGCGTGATCAGGGACGGCGACGTGGACAACGACGCCACCCTGGAGCTGCTGGCACAGGAGGCACTCTCCCACGCCCGGGCCGGCGCCGACATGGTGGCGCCGTCGGACATGATGGACGGCCGCATCGGCGCCATCCGCAGCATCCTGGACGAGAACGGCTTCTCCCGCATCCCGGTGATGAGCTACGCCGTCAAGTACGCCTCGGGCTACTACGGCCCGTTCCGGGAAGCGGCCGAGTCAACACCGCAGTTCGGCGACCGCCGCTCCTATCAGATGGACCCGGCCAACCGCCGGGAGGCCTTCCGGGAGGCCCAGCAGGATATCGAGGAAGGTGCGGACATCATCATGGTCAAGCCGGGCCTCCCCTATCTGGACATCGTGCGGGACCTGCGCAACGAGTTCGACCTGCCCCTGGCGGTCTACAACGTGTCCGGCGAATACAGCATGGTCAAGGCGGCGGCGCGCAACGGCTGGATCGATGAGGAGCGGGTGGTGCTGGAAACCATGCTGGGCTTCAAGCGGGCCGGTGCCGACCTGATCATTACCTATCACGCCAAGGACGTGGCGCGCTGGCTCCGGAAATAG
- the uvrC gene encoding excinuclease ABC subunit UvrC, with protein sequence MEMKQSIGRFPTQPGVYLMKDERGEILYVGKARNLRQRVRSYFGSTDGRPQVRFLMARVAEITFTVTDTEKEALLLENTLIKQHQPRYNLNLKDDKTYFSLRIDQRERFPRFTVVRKVVRDGARYFGPYASASAARDVLRQVQRMFPLRHYPLKICMNRPRPCLYHQIGQCGAPCHNLISAEEYASLVEGATLFLEGKSRDLVAGFRQRMKRAADELRYEEAARWRDLLTAVDMTLERQKVVTTGGDCDVLGMARDGERLAVALLFVRGGVLSGSTVLHGSGAMDDADALSAVIRRHYDGERAIPDELLLPLEPEDGAVLAEWLTELKGKSVRLSCPRRGTKAELVGLAVRNAQAALQEREVAESSVARTLEELQRKLLLPALPRRIECYDISTLQGAHSVGSGVAFRDGAPDRTAYRRYRIRGVAGQDDFAMLREVFARRFSPERIESWGVPDLVVVDGGIGQLNSTLAILEELGMAERFAVVSLAKSRVRGGGRDAAVERSEERVFLPGRRNPVRLRQDGAPLRLLAAIRDEAHRVAVGYHRILRERELLLSALRDIPGVGPRRERLLLRHFGSLEGVRRATPEELAAVEGIGPELAVTIAGACRTLPA encoded by the coding sequence ATGGAGATGAAGCAGAGCATAGGACGTTTTCCGACCCAGCCGGGGGTCTACCTGATGAAGGACGAACGGGGGGAGATCCTGTACGTGGGCAAGGCCCGCAACCTGCGTCAGCGGGTGCGGAGTTACTTCGGCAGCACCGACGGCCGCCCCCAGGTGCGCTTTCTGATGGCCCGGGTCGCCGAGATCACCTTCACGGTCACCGACACCGAAAAAGAGGCGCTGCTGCTGGAAAACACCCTGATCAAGCAGCATCAGCCCCGCTACAACCTCAACCTGAAGGACGACAAGACTTACTTTTCACTGCGGATCGACCAGCGGGAGCGGTTTCCCCGCTTTACGGTGGTGCGCAAGGTTGTCCGCGACGGTGCCCGTTACTTCGGCCCCTACGCCTCGGCCTCGGCGGCGCGGGACGTCTTGCGCCAGGTGCAGCGGATGTTTCCCCTGCGCCACTACCCCCTGAAGATCTGCATGAATCGTCCCCGCCCCTGCCTCTACCATCAGATCGGCCAGTGCGGCGCCCCCTGCCACAACCTCATTTCGGCCGAGGAGTACGCGTCGCTGGTGGAGGGGGCAACACTGTTTCTGGAGGGGAAAAGCCGCGATCTGGTGGCCGGCTTCCGGCAGCGGATGAAGCGGGCCGCCGATGAGCTGCGCTACGAGGAGGCGGCCCGCTGGCGGGACCTGCTCACGGCCGTCGACATGACCCTGGAACGCCAGAAGGTGGTGACGACGGGGGGGGACTGCGATGTGCTGGGGATGGCCCGCGACGGGGAGCGGCTGGCAGTGGCGCTGCTCTTTGTGCGGGGCGGCGTGCTTTCCGGCAGCACGGTGCTGCACGGCTCCGGCGCCATGGACGATGCCGATGCCCTCTCCGCCGTCATCCGGCGTCACTACGACGGTGAACGGGCCATACCGGACGAACTGCTGCTGCCGCTGGAGCCGGAGGACGGCGCGGTGCTGGCTGAATGGCTGACGGAACTGAAGGGGAAGAGTGTGCGGCTCTCCTGTCCCCGGCGAGGGACAAAGGCGGAGCTGGTGGGGCTGGCGGTCCGCAACGCCCAGGCTGCGCTGCAGGAGCGGGAGGTTGCCGAGTCATCGGTCGCCCGAACCCTGGAGGAGCTGCAACGGAAGCTCCTGCTGCCGGCGCTGCCGCGCCGGATCGAGTGCTACGACATCTCGACCCTGCAGGGAGCCCACTCGGTGGGCAGCGGCGTGGCCTTCCGCGACGGGGCCCCGGACCGCACCGCCTACCGGCGCTACCGGATCAGGGGTGTTGCCGGACAGGACGACTTTGCGATGCTGCGGGAGGTCTTTGCCCGACGCTTCAGCCCGGAGCGGATCGAGAGCTGGGGGGTGCCGGACCTGGTGGTGGTGGACGGCGGCATCGGCCAGTTGAACAGCACCCTGGCGATACTGGAAGAGCTGGGCATGGCGGAGCGGTTTGCCGTGGTTTCCCTGGCCAAGAGCCGGGTGCGGGGGGGGGGCAGGGATGCTGCGGTGGAGCGCAGTGAGGAGCGGGTGTTTCTGCCGGGACGCCGCAATCCGGTCAGGCTGCGCCAGGACGGCGCCCCCCTCAGGTTGCTGGCCGCTATCCGGGATGAGGCCCACCGTGTTGCCGTCGGCTATCACCGCATCCTGCGGGAACGGGAACTGCTGCTGTCGGCGCTGCGGGACATCCCCGGCGTCGGGCCGCGGCGGGAACGGCTGCTGCTGCGTCACTTCGGCTCTCTGGAGGGGGTGCGTCGGGCAACACCGGAGGAGCTGGCAGCGGTGGAAGGAATCGGGCCGGAACTGGCGGTAACGATCGCCGGAGCGTGCCGCACGCTCCCGGCCTGA
- a CDS encoding ammonium transporter, translating to MELSPLTPLKQSGDVLFLMLGAVMVFAMHAGFAFLEVGTVRKKSQVNAFVKILTDWSVSTVVYFLIGFPLAYGISFLKPADELLKAAQGYDLVKFFFLLCFAACIPAIISGGIAERAKFWPQVIAGAVFAGLCYPLFESLVWGRNASFLQGLFKSIGGAEFHDYAGSVVVHSIGGWLALPAVLLLGARRGRYSHGRSHPIPVSNIPFLALGSWILAIGWFGFNVMSAGNLEKISGLVAVNSLLAMVGGVLAALVAGRNDPGFIHNGALAGLIAVCAGSDLMHPLGALATGAIAAVIFVYGFQYEQEKLRIDDVLGVWPLHGVIGTWGGIAAGIFGQTWLGGIGGVSFVSQVAGSLVAVLFACVSGFAVYGLLKKTIGIRLDDEDEFNGPDLAIHKIGAYPEDNIR from the coding sequence ATGGAGTTGTCACCCCTTACCCCCTTGAAGCAAAGCGGCGATGTACTTTTCCTGATGCTGGGCGCGGTCATGGTCTTTGCCATGCATGCCGGCTTCGCCTTTCTGGAGGTGGGCACGGTCCGCAAGAAGAGCCAGGTGAACGCCTTCGTGAAGATTCTCACCGACTGGTCGGTCTCCACCGTGGTCTACTTCCTGATCGGCTTCCCCCTGGCCTACGGTATCTCCTTTCTCAAGCCGGCCGATGAGCTGCTCAAGGCGGCCCAGGGATACGACCTGGTCAAGTTTTTCTTCCTGCTCTGCTTTGCCGCCTGCATCCCGGCCATCATCTCCGGCGGCATCGCCGAGCGGGCCAAGTTCTGGCCCCAGGTGATCGCCGGCGCCGTATTCGCCGGACTCTGCTATCCGCTGTTCGAATCCCTGGTCTGGGGCAGGAACGCCTCCTTTCTGCAGGGGCTGTTCAAGAGCATCGGCGGTGCGGAATTTCACGACTATGCCGGCTCGGTGGTAGTCCACTCCATTGGCGGCTGGCTCGCTCTGCCGGCGGTCCTGCTGCTGGGTGCCCGCCGGGGGCGCTACAGCCACGGCAGATCCCACCCGATTCCGGTCAGCAACATCCCCTTCCTGGCCCTGGGTTCCTGGATTCTGGCCATCGGCTGGTTCGGCTTCAACGTGATGAGCGCCGGCAACCTGGAAAAGATTTCCGGTCTGGTGGCGGTCAACTCGCTGCTGGCCATGGTGGGAGGGGTGTTGGCGGCACTGGTGGCGGGCAGAAACGATCCCGGCTTCATCCACAACGGCGCCCTGGCCGGCTTGATCGCCGTCTGTGCCGGCAGCGACCTGATGCATCCCCTGGGGGCACTGGCCACCGGCGCCATCGCGGCGGTGATCTTCGTCTACGGCTTCCAGTACGAGCAGGAAAAACTGAGGATCGACGACGTACTGGGGGTCTGGCCGCTGCACGGCGTGATCGGCACCTGGGGCGGCATTGCCGCCGGCATCTTCGGCCAGACTTGGCTGGGGGGGATCGGCGGGGTCAGTTTCGTCTCGCAGGTGGCCGGCAGCCTTGTAGCCGTCCTCTTCGCCTGCGTCAGCGGTTTTGCCGTCTACGGCCTGCTGAAAAAGACCATCGGCATCCGTCTCGACGATGAGGATGAGTTCAACGGACCGGACCTGGCGATCCACAAGATCGGCGCCTATCCCGAGGACAATATCCGCTGA